GGAAAAACGTAGGGCTTTATATAATATTATTTTTAGTGGGTTTACAAACGGTACCTACACAATACTATGAAGCAGCAAAATTGGAAGGTGCTACAAAATGGCAGCAATTTTACCACATTACTTTACCTATGATTAACCCTACTATTTTTATGGTAGTTATCCTGTCTACTATCGGTGGGTTTTCACTTTTCATTGAACCATACATTCTTACCGGCGGCGGACCATTGAATCAAACCTTGTCAGCGGTATTATACATTTATAAGCAGGCTTTTCAATTTTACAATATGGGATATTCGGCCACTCTTGGGTTTTTTTATGCAATCATGATCATGACTGTTGTAGTGCTTCAAAAGAAATTTATTGAAAGAGAGAGTTAACCATTACAAGCTGCTGTATGGCCTTAAATAAATTATGACACAAAAGATCTCATTTCAAAAACTGATGTTTTATGCAGCGTTGCTGTTAGCTGCACTTAGTTTCATTTATCCCTTTATGTGGATGGTAAGTGCTGCACTATCGCCGGAAAATGAGATCAGCAGGCTTACACTATTTCCATCTCATCCTACCCTGAGCAACTTTAAAGCAATGGTGGAAAAAATCCCCATTGGCAGGTCACTGGTTAATAGCTTACTGGTAGCCACATGCACTACGGCTTTGGTGATGGTTACCGGATCTATGGTGGGATACGCCCTGGCAAAAATGAGGTTTAAAGGACGGCTTATGATTTTTTACGTGATCGTTTTTACCATGTCTCTTCCCTTTCAGATTACCTTGATTCCAAATTATATTACGATGGTGAACCTGCATTTAGTGGATACCTATCTTGCTCTTATTATGCCTTTTGCAGTCAGTGCTTTCGGTATCCTAATGTTCCGGCAGGCTTTCCAGGGACTGCCACAAGCTTTGATTGATGCAGCACGGCTGGATGGTTGCAATGAATTGCAGATTATATTTAGAATTCTGTGGCCGAATATAAAACCTACGTTAATAACTGTGGCTATCCTGACCTTTATCGGCTCCTGGAATGAAGTACTGTGGCCGCTCATCGTCATCCGTAACGAACAATTAATGACGATGCCGCAACTGGTAACCCTGTTTGTGGTAGGTGGCCGTGCAGATGCGCAGCTGGGAGTTAAGATTGCTGCAGGGGTGTTGCTTGCCGTTCCGGTTATTGTTGCGTTTCTATTTTTTCAAAAGCACTTTATCCAGAGTATGGCTTCGGCAGGTTTAAAAGATTAACCAGGAAATTATAAATTGACGAATCCTGCAACTCCTGCCGATGTTTCTCCGGAGAAATGCAGCAAAGAATTATAACCAGATAACTAATTTTTCAGCATCTTAAAAAATTAATTTAGTTTAAACCAGAATCGCCAACGATCGATGAACATTATTAAAGATTCATTACACTTATATGCTGATGCAAAGGCGGTAATTACTCAATTTTTATTTTTGTCACAAGAGAAGCGGATCTTTAACATGATAAATCGGGTGGAAAATTTAAGTGCTAATGAGGCAGATGAATGCCTCCAAATCCTAACCAAAGATTTTGCCGCCCGCCATCGAGATCTGGATCAAACCCTCTTGAATCATTTTCAAAAAATAGAAGAGCAGAACGGAATTAACCTTTCCCGTTTCACTGTTGCAAAAAAACTATTGCTGGGTGCATTTTTTACAAAAGAATATTCTATACAGGCTGCAGCATTATTTAATCCCTCCATTGTGCCCCATCCAGATCAACAAGGATTAAAGTCAGGCCAACAG
The window above is part of the Chitinophagales bacterium genome. Proteins encoded here:
- a CDS encoding sugar ABC transporter permease; this encodes KNVGLYIILFLVGLQTVPTQYYEAAKLEGATKWQQFYHITLPMINPTIFMVVILSTIGGFSLFIEPYILTGGGPLNQTLSAVLYIYKQAFQFYNMGYSATLGFFYAIMIMTVVVLQKKFIERES
- a CDS encoding carbohydrate ABC transporter permease, producing MTQKISFQKLMFYAALLLAALSFIYPFMWMVSAALSPENEISRLTLFPSHPTLSNFKAMVEKIPIGRSLVNSLLVATCTTALVMVTGSMVGYALAKMRFKGRLMIFYVIVFTMSLPFQITLIPNYITMVNLHLVDTYLALIMPFAVSAFGILMFRQAFQGLPQALIDAARLDGCNELQIIFRILWPNIKPTLITVAILTFIGSWNEVLWPLIVIRNEQLMTMPQLVTLFVVGGRADAQLGVKIAAGVLLAVPVIVAFLFFQKHFIQSMASAGLKD